tttaatttttaatttttctctttttttaacatatatttttcatatttgcccctctcaaaaaaatttcttgCTCCGCCTCTGCACTTAGTGAATTAAAAATCTCGCCATTGTTAATTGTATAcgagtaaatcgaatcaaaagaaataactattcaattaaaaataatgaatataatCATCTGCATACCTATTGATTTGAACATCTGACATatctattgttcacattatttaatattctcattatctacttatactttttctttaaaatattatcctCTAAACAGTTTTTTAAATGtaatcatttaattttaataactttttaattactaattttttaattttttaaaaaatcatatctatTGAGATTTAGTTTAACTTTTATAtccttcaattctcttttatttttgaacttccTATACTATTAAGCtttagttacttattttatcttgaaatattaaaaaatattttaaaaaaatatcccaAACCAATTAAACACATACCACTATTTTTTTCTATGCACTtgttttcataaatttatttatttattttttctgttaaatattattaagtACACAtctaaaatagtatttttgaaaaaaatttaaaaatatatataatataatttttttgctaaaattaaataaatacatctaaaataacaaataacaaaCTGAATATTTTGTAAACATATCTAAAAttatctatatttatatagcTATGATAGCTTCAAAATCATTCTTACAATAATGAAGCTTTCTccctcaaaaacaaacaaaaatataaatttaaaaagacaGAATCTTTTACCACAAGAAGCCGAAAAATGTTTTTTCATAGTTTTTTAGTGGTGTCTTTCATAAAAAGTGatttggttttttttatataatttttaattataatcaagatacataaaaaataataaataataaataaaatatttttaaaatacattcaaaactacatataatataaatttctttgataaaattaaataaacacatctaaaataacaaatatcaaaccaaaaattttgtaaacacatctaaaattatcaaaaatctTAAAAAGATGGATGTGAAGATATTagttactatatttatttagttattgttCATACATTGGCCCAACACTAAGGTCTAGGACCAAATAAGAAAAAGAGGCCCAATCCATAGATTGGCCTCCCCTCGCAACCGACCTCCATCCAAGAAGTCAGATTCTACGCAAACTCCACTAAAAGGAAGTCGGGAGTCAGATTAGCTGacagataacacttattcaaataagtaactgcccctaaaatctctcaacccacttccaaGAGTTAAATCTTAACCTCcataagataaagggacggttatcctccttaaaaggtggaaccactccaacggtggttatgggttcaccactataagtACACTGACaaccctcaggtatctctaagttcccATACTCTCTAAACTTGCTTAGAcctttgctgacttaggcatcggagtgtctttgcaggtaccacccccttcTCCTTCCTTCGAATACAAGTCGGACGAAGGTCTCAAACGCAGGACCAAGCCTGAAGGCCTTCTTCCCAAGACGATTGGGCCAATCTCGCGAGTCCAGTCCATCAATCTCCGATTACCCAatgtaacattggcgccgttgccggggacccgagagatcatcctTCGATGACGGACAACTCACCCGAAGATGGCCACGCCACGACCGATTCagaacatgaaaatttgaacaCAGGAAACAATGATGCGGATATGGCCCTTCACCAGGAAGCGAATGACCAACACAAAGAAGGTACCTCTGGGTTAAAAAACCCAAAGATAAATTCTTCGGAAGGACGCTAATCAGGAAAGGAAGGACTGCCCCATGCAGCCAAACTAATGGAATTGGTCCACGACCACCAAGGATGTTTAGAGCAGCTAGAACAGGAATTATAATGATAACGAGAGGCAGAGAGGAACTTAAGGGAAGAGATAGAGCGACAAAAagagttagaagaaaaactcttAAAGCTAGAATCTTCCCTTATAAGCCAGAACTCTCGCAGTGACCAAGAAGATTTGTTCTTGGGGGGAGACGACTCGTTcagtgaggacataatgagggcaaaagttccaaagaacttcaaaagcccttaTATGGACCTCTATGACGGGACCACagatccaaagcatcatctgagcaacttcaaaagtcaGATGTACCTGGCCAACGCTTCTGATGCCACTCGCTGtaaagctttcccgaccaccTTGACGAAAGTAGCGAagaagtggttcgacagcctcCCTCCAAGATTGGTCACGAGCTTCGACGACCTCTCGAGGAAATTTCTGATGCGGTTCTCCATTCAAAAAGACAAGGTAAAACACGCACCGAGCCTCCTAGGTGTGAAACAGGAGGTCGAAGAACCTTTAAGAAACTACAtgaaaaggttcaacaaagcgtgcttggagattcaagacctgcccacgGAGGCAATAATCATGGGCCTAGTAAATGGACTCAGGGAAGGCTCCTTCTCCCAGTCCATATCAAAAAGGCAACCTACCTCCTTGAATGATGTACAGGAAAGAGccgaaaagtacatcaacatagaGGAAAACGCTAGACTACGAGAGCCAAGTTGGCGGCTTGGGCACTATCACCtgttgaaagagaaagagagagagtccaagaagaagaaggagatcgGCGTAGAGAAGTCGAGGagatatcactcttatactcctctgaaAGTTTCCCTAATCGATGTGTATAGGGAAATCTGTCATACTGAAAGGCTTCCACCCCCTAGGCCCATCAAGAACAAAAAGGGGGAGAGTCGTGACGACTACTGCGAATACTATAAAATGTATGGTCACCCTACAAATGACTGTTACGACCTAAAAAACGTGATAGAAAAACTGGCCAGGGAAGGTCGGCTCGACAGATATCTCGTAGAAAGGTCGGACAAACATGGAAAAAGGAAGCGAGATGATAGTAACCAAAGAGACCCACCACCACAGACCCCAGAGAGACATGTACACATGATCTCGGAGGGATTTGGAGGAGGAGGGCTCACTAAGTCATCTCGCAAGAGGCATCTAAAGCGGGTCTACCAGGTCAGGAGCGAGACTCCCGATCTCCCAACCATCtcattcaccaaagaagatgggcaagggatCATCCTTGGGCATGATGACCTGGTGGTGATAACCATGATCCTGGtaaatgcccatctccacataACCTTGGTGGATCAAGGGAGCTCGGTTGACATACTCTTCAAGCCAGCATTTGACAAACTAGGGTTGGATGAAAGGGAGCTAAAAGCTTACCTGGACACCCTTTATGGATTAGAAGACATGCCAATAAAGCCACTAGGATACATACCCCTCCACACGACCTTTGGAACGGGGGAAAAATCCAAAACTCTGAGTGTCGACTTTGTATTCGTTGATGTTGGGTCGGCGTATAATGCCTTAATTGGCAGAACTACCCTAAACCGGCTCAGAGCGGTGGTGTCAACCCTTCACCTTTGCATAAAATTTCCAACGCCTAAGGGAATAGCGACGGTGCGGGGAGACCAAAAATTGGCAAGAAAGTGCTACAATAAGAGCTTGAACCTCagaggaaagggcaagaaaGTTCACACCATAGAGCTCGGTGGGGTAAAAGCTAAAGAAGAGCTGTGGCCGCAACAGGGGGAAAAACATGAAGAGGTTCAAATCAGAGAAGAGGAATGGAAAAATACTAACATAGGAGCCAAGCTAGGTGGAGATTTAAAACAGAGGCTGATAAAGCTCCTaggattcaacaggaacaaagcatctccatacacttatccaaaattcccaccaatgatttacataagtatctctatccttattttatgctttatttattattattttcgaaaaccattataactatttgaatccgcctaactgagatttacaagatgaccaaagcttgcttcataccaacaatcttcgtgggatcgacccttactcatgtaaggtttattacttgaacgacccagtgcacttgctggttagttgtgcgaagttgtgaggaatgtgagtgaaccatagtattgtgcaccaagtctCTGGAGCCATTACTAAGAATTGTTCGAATTATAAAAAGAGTAAATCATAATTTTGCCTATCAGCAAGCTCGCggcaaattggaaaggaccatacAAAATTAGGGAGGTCTTAGGAAAAGGCTACTATAAAGTGACCGAATTAAACGGCACGGAGCTACCTAGGTCATGGCATGCTTGtaacatgaaaaggtactatagttaaaagcaaactccactccctgatgtactcttttcccaacttcatggtTTTTTCCCAAAGAAAGTGTTTTCCTGAAGGGGaatttttaacgaggcatcaaagTGGGGACTAAGGGGCAACAAAAATTGTCAAAACCCTTGGTAGCAAAAAAGTACCTtcaaataaagatctttttcccATATCTCTTTACAAAATTCCTTTTTATGCTTTCACTCTCTACGAAACGCACCGACTTATGCTCGACAAAGCGTAAAAATCCCATGAACcaacctagatggtcgtcaggataaaacgacgaggtacaagtcggtgtaaagaggttataaaagtaGATCATGTAGGAACTTGGAACCTAGTCGACTTACAAGTCGTAGAGTCCGAGAAGAATGAAATGCATCGCGGAAATAACCTAAGTTATAGAAACTCAATAGAAAATTGAGTACGAGGAATACCAAAAAAGAGATAGGAAAACCCATAAAAAACCAAAGGCAAAGACTATCCCCAAGCCTTCAAGAAAAGTTCAAGATAACTTAGATAAGGGACAGCCAGCCAAGGTAAAAGTTTTTCCGAAACAAAGGGttttcaacaaaagaaaaagatcaaAAAAGGTTTTCTCAAAACCTGAATAGAAAGCATGCAGGCCAACGTAAACATAACctaaaacccttatccaaaaaatggtatttttaattttgtttttggcCACAAAGGGCCAAAAAATGTGAAAGTACCAACAGCCACcaccaaaaacaataaatataaaattgtttaaaaaataggGGACCCATAGGccgggcccccatatagccTCCATAGATTAATTAGAAGAATGAAGGTCACCACCACCAAGAGGAAGATCATCGCCAGAGCCAGGAAGAGCAGTCGGAGCACTATCAGGACCAGGGAGAGAAGTCAAAGCAGCACCAATAGAGGACGGATCAGGATGATCAGAACCTTTCTCGGAAGCCTTCGAGGAACTCGGGGCATCTCCTGGTCGGGGAGGGGATTCTATTATCCTCTGTCCCTGAGTCTTCAGCTCAGATTCGGACACAGGACAGGGAGGAGAAACAATAGCCCCATCAACCACGACCTTATCAGGATTCAAAGGAGAGAGATCCAGGTTGGGAGCAATAACCCCGACctattctttaaaaatcctcCACGCCTCCTCGGCCCCTtcagcaatagagtcctccaGCTCCACGTAGGCATCTCGAGCTCTCACCAAATCCTTCTTCACCTCTACAAGGTCTTCGAACAAGCTTGTATAGCTCTGCTCCGCCTTCTCCTTCAGACCCTCCACCATGGCACACTGGCCCATCAACTTCCTCTCCCTCTCCAGGATATGATccctctcctccttcaactcgACGACCTCCTCCTTCAACCTCTTCTCAGCTTCTTGATATAAGAGAATCCTCCTTTCTAGCTCCTCAACCCTCAGGGACAAACCCAAAGAGCTGAGGAGAGTCTTCTAAAAAATATCCATAAGCTTAGTGCACACCCCCGCCGCCCTAACACTCCCCTGAACCAGAAAATTAAGGTGGTTTCGAATGGAAGCATCATCCATATTTATACGAGTATGAggataaatataattatgaacGAACTGAGGCGCATTAGACTTGGCCTCACCCTCAAAAGAAGAGCTAGACTCTAAAACCttacgcttcttcttctctgcctCAGGGGAAGATCGGGGAGGAGGGGATGGAagagaagaggatgaagaggaTATGACAATAGGATGGGTGGGGGTCCCTAAGTTTTGAGGAGAGGAGGAGGAAGGGGAGGAGGAAGAGGGCCAGTAGCCCTAGCACCACCAGTTCTGGCGCGAACCCTCGACTTGGCCTCCTGGACTCTCTGATAAGACTCCCGGAAAATTTTCTTCGCCGTTTCTGTAAAAAACCATTAGATAGAAAGTCAGCATGCAAGTTGGAGAAGAAAACTCGAAAAAAACTATCAGGATtgaaaatagaatataaaaatataacgcTACCTAATTGGGCCTGCACAAAGGTCGGAGACCCCTACAGGAACTTTTTCGTCTCTAAATAAGGGGCTCTTCCCCATGCTTCTCAGAAGAACCCTACGAAGGCCGCCTCCACCTCATCCAGGTCATCCAACCCATATTTTTCACAGGGAGAAGACTCTGACCAGTATAAAGGAAAGCGAGGAGAAGAGTTTTGGTCCAGAAAAAatgggtggtgaccctctacagattgcactttaaaaaaaaattttgaaatcatggAAGGATTCGTCAAAGAGGGTGAAAACTCTCCGGCCTTGTATGGCCCGGAAAGACACCCATTGCCGTTTGTTATTTTGCCCACTAAAGGGCttggtcatatgaaaaagataaaagaagatcTTCAAAGAGGTCGGAAAATCTAGTGCATGGCTgacaaattgataaatttttagaaaaccccaagaattggggtgaagctaGGTAGGGGCAACGCGACAATGAGATAAAATGGCTATCTCGAAGtcggaaaaaggaagaaaaacacccaaacgggtGAACAGACTGTGATACATAAAAAAGAAATGAGGGTCCGCATCAGAAGccctcccaaaacaaacccggtcttccgGACCCGGGGCCACCAGTTCATACTTCGGCTCATCCTTATCAGAAGCACAAATCCTATGATGCGTGCGAAGGTCAGTGATATAGTCAGTATCCACAAAAGTTTCTTCCCCAAGAACCATAACATCCACCCACTGAGCAAGGGTCTCTATAGAagatatcttttttcaaaaaggaAAAGGATTGTGAAACctaaaaagggaaaagaaaaaaggataaaaaatagGGTCTCTAAGGGGCCTGGGGTTAGATCCTCAACAAAACAGAATCAATAATCCTACGACTAACACTCCTCTCAAAGCAAAAACATGCAAATAAAAGTAGttataaaagaagagaagagaaaaaactGACCTTTACTTTCAAAGGATCAAAAGTGCAACAGCAGttgattgaagaagaaagaagcttTCTTTCAGAATAGAGTATGTAAGTGAGAAAGTTTTCAGAAAAGAAACAATGGAAGAGAGGAAAAGTATTTATAAGCACGTTAGGGGCATAAAGGTAAAACGACACAACCATTTAAGAGCTGCACCGTTACCAATGTAACCGCCCCCGCGTGTAAATGCTCAAACCTCTAAGAgacgcgacgtttgattagacGCGACG
This sequence is a window from Arachis duranensis cultivar V14167 chromosome 2, aradu.V14167.gnm2.J7QH, whole genome shotgun sequence. Protein-coding genes within it:
- the LOC107474151 gene encoding uncharacterized protein LOC107474151; the encoded protein is MTDNSPEDGHATTDSEHENLNTGNNDADMALHQEANDQHKEDPKHHLSNFKSQMYLANASDATRCKAFPTTLTKVAKKWFDSLPPRLVTSFDDLSRKFLMRFSIQKDKVKHAPSLLGVKQEVEEPLRNYMKRFNKACLEIQDLPTEAIIMGLVNGLREGSFSQSISKRQPTSLNDVQERAEKYINIEENARLREPSWRLGHYHLLKEKERESKKKKEIGVEKSRRYHSYTPLKVSLIDVYREICHTERLPPPRPIKNKKGESRDDYCEYYKMYGHPTNDCYDLKNVIEKLAREGRLDRYLVERSDKHGKRKRDDSNQRDPPPQTPERHVHMISEGFGGGGLTKSSRKRHLKRVYQVRSETPDLPTISFTKEDGQGIILGHDDLVVITMILVNAHLHITLVDQGSSVDILFKPAFDKLGLDERELKAYLDTLYGLEDMPIKPLGYIPLHTTFGTGEKSKTLSVDFVFVDVGSAYNALIGRTTLNRLRAVVSTLHLCIKFPTPKGIATVRGDQKLARKCYNKSLNLRGKGKKVHTIELGGVKAKEELWPQQGEKHEEQARGKLERTIQN